CACGCTCAGACCTTCGCCTTGGCCATCTCCGAGGACGGCTTGAGGTAGAACGCCCAGGTGACGGCGAGGCAGACCAGGTAGAAGCACGCGAACACCACGAACGCGCTCTTGGTCGCGGCCACCGGGTCGGTGACCCACGGCGAGTTGAACGTGATCGGGATCAGGAACCCGCCCAGCGCGCCGACAGCACCCACGATGCCGAGCACCGCCGAGGACTCCTTGGTGGCCTTCGCGTCCGCGTCGACCCGGGGCTGGCTGCCCTCGGGACCGGCCGACCTCGCGTAGGTCTTCCAGATGGCCGGGATCATCCGGTACGCCGACCCGTTGCCGATACCGGTCGCCGCGAAGATGAACAGGAACGCGACCAGGAAGAACGGGAAGATCGCCGAGTTGTGGTCGACCGCCTCGACCACCGCCGGCGGGAAGCCCGGGAAGCTGGACGGGTCCTTGGTCCAGGCCGCGATCTTGGCCGGGTCGGGCGCCGGGACGGTGTCGAGCCGGGTGAGGCTGACGTAGACGGCGATGGTGCCGAGGATCATCGCGACGAACGCTCCGAAGGTGACCCGGGCGCCGCCGTACTTGTCGGCGAGCCAGCCACCGAACGGCCGCGCGATCGATCCGACCAGAGCTCCGAGGAACGCGTAGTAGGCGAAGTTGATCCCGATCGACTCGGTCGGGATCGGCGAGCGGAAGAAGTTGATCTTGATCAGCAGGGGCATCGCCGCGGAGTAGCCGATGAAGGAGCCGAACGTGCCGATGTAGAGGAACGCCATGATCCAGGTGTGCTTGTACCGGACCACCGCGAGCTGCTCACGGGGGCGGGAGTAGGCCGCCGAGAGGTTGTTCATGAACTTGTAGGCGCACGCCGCCGCCAGCAGGGCGAGCGCGGCGTACAGGTAGCCGGCGCGCTCGAGGACCAGCCCGCTCTGACTCGCCTTGACCAACCCGAAGGCGCCCGCGCCACCGACGATGATCGGCAGGAAGAACTGGATCACCGCGACGCCGGCGTTGCCGCCCGCCGCGTTCAGACCCAGCGCCGCACCCTTCTTCGCGGTCGGGTAGAAGAAGTTGATGCTCGCCATCGAGGAGGCGAAGTTCCCACCGCCGACGCCGGCGGTCATCGAGATCAGCAGGAACACCCAGAACGGGGTGTCGGGCCGCTGCACGAAGAAGGCGAAGAGCCCGGTCGGGATCACCAGCAGGAGCGCCGAGACGATCGTCCAGTTGCGGCCACCGAACCTGGGCACCGCGAAGGTGTACGGGAGCCGCAGCAGCGAGCCGACCAGGTTGGGCATCGCCACCAGCCAGAACAGCTGCTCCGGGGTGAACACGAACCCGGCCTTGCTCAGCAACGCCGCGCTCACGCTCCACAGCAGCCAGACGGAGAAGCCGAGGTGCTCGGCGAAGATCGAGAAGAGCAGGTTGCGCTGGGCGATCGGCTTGCCGGTCGTCTCCCAGAACTCCGGATCCTCCGGCTCCCAGTGGTCGATCCAGGACGTGCCCCGCGACGGCGCCGCAGGGGCGGTCGCGGCGGCGGCCGGCTTGTCGGTGACGGACATCGGTACTCCTCACGATCCCGGACCCGGAGGTGGATCCTGGAACCTGAGGTTCGCAGCGCGATGTTTCGGACCGAGGTCGCGATCGGTGTCTCGGATGTAAACCGTTTCTCGCAGCACCCTCCGGGGCGGTGTGAGAACTACGGACGCCTCACACGGGCCTTCCCGTCACGGTGAGGCGTCGGTAACACAGCCAGGCTCAGAACAGCGCGGAGGCCAGGTCGCGACGCGCCTTGATCACCCGCGGGTCGTCCCCGCCGACCGCACCGAAGAGACCGATCAGGTGCGTGCGCGCCTTGTCCCGGTCCGCGTCGGAGGTGCGCGCCACCAGGTTGATCAGGCGGACGAACGCGTCGTCCACGTGCCCGCCGAGCAGGTCGAGATCGGCGACCATCGTCTGCGCGTCCACGTCATCAGGGTTCTGCGCCGCAGCGGCCCGGGCGGCGTTCAGGTCGGCACCCTCCGTCCGCAGCAGCAGCTGGGCCATCGCCAGGCCGGCGGCGGCCTCGGCGTCGGCCGGGTTGGACGCGAGCAGCTTCTGGTACTCCGCGACCGCACCGGCGGCGTCGCCGCGCTCGAGCGCGTCCTGGGCCGGTGCGTACCGCGGGTCCAGCGTCTCCTCGCCGGTCTCGGCGTCCACCTCGCCGGAACGCGGCTGGTGCCGTCCGGCGAAACCGCTCGCCGTCAGCTGCTGGAGCACCTGGGTGATCGCGGTGCGCAGGTCCTCGACCGGGACGGCCCGGTCCACCAGCGGCACCGGGCGGCCCTGCGCGACCAGGACGACCAGCGGAACCGAGGGCACCTGCATCGCCTGGGCGATCTGCGGGGTGGCGTCGACGTCGATGCGCCCGAGCAGGAACCGCCCGTCGAACTCGTTGGAGAGCGCTTGGAGGTCATCGGCGAGCTGGACGCTCTCTGGGGAACGCGACGCCGCGTAGAACGCCAGGATGACCGGAGCGCTCATCGAGCTCTCCAGGACGGTCTGGAAGTTGGCCTCGTCGATCGCGAGCGTGTACGCCCCGCTGACGCCTGCTGAACCGGCCGGTGCACCCGGCGCGCCGGTCGGTGCCGAGGCGCCGAGGCCTGCGAGGTCGAAAGCACCGGGACGGGAGAACGGCTGCTGAGTCATACCCCTATTGTGCCGAACGGGCCATGTCGGCAGGGCGCGGGCCCGCCTGAGGAAAAACCGGTGGTTGAATCGCGAACTTTGCTCAGGTCCCCTCCCCGGCAGCCGATGAGAGTGACATGGCGGGGGCCAACGAGGGTGCGACGACGCCGACGGAGCGACGTCGGCGCCACGGGAGCGCCCGTGACCTGGGGTTCCGGTTGGCGTTCTGGAGCATCTCGTTCCTGGTCGCCGGGTACATCGGACGCGCGACCGTCATCGACGGACGCGGCCTGAGCCTGATCTGGCCCGCGATCGGCATCGCCGCGATGTGGCTCGGCACCGCCGAGCGCCGTACGCTGCCGGTCGACCTGGTCGTCCTCTCGGCCTGCATGATGCTGGTGAACCTGACCACCGGCGCCCCGCTCGTACCGGCAGCGCTCTTCCTGCTCACGAACCTGCTCCAGGTCGCCGTGTTCGTGGCCCTGGTCCGGCGCTGGATCCCGGACCTGTGGGGCTTCGGCGGCACAGGCCAGCTGCACCGGATCGTCGACCTCGCGAGGATCGCCGTCGCCGCCGCGATCTCGGGTGCGGCCAGCACGGCGTTCGCCATCCCTGCCATCAGTGTCGCGCTCGGTGCTCCCCATCCCGTTTCCGTCGCCGTCTGGTGGGGGCGCAACACGGTGGCGCTGGTCGTGATCTCGACGCTGATGATGCTGACCTGCCAGCCACTCGTCGCCAGCGGCAGCATCCGAGCAGCCGCCGAGGCGGTGCGCGAGGCGCTGTCCCCGCAGTCACCGGGCCGGCTCGCCGAGGTGTGCGGGCTGATCGGAGCCTCGGTGGCACTCTCGCTGCTGATCTTCGCCGACCGGACCGCCGAGCCGCTCGCGTTCCTGCTCCTGGTGACGTCGGTCTGGGCCGGGCTGCGGTTCGCCTCGCTGGCGGTGACCGTGCACGGCGTCGCCATGGGCGCGGTCGGGATGTTCTTCACGCTCGCCGACCGGGGCCCGTTCGCCGCCATCGACGATCTGCACTACCGCGCCCTGGTCGCCCAGGGCTTCGTGCTGATGACCGTCCTGACCGGCCTCGCGCTCGCGTTCAGCCGCGCGGAGCGTGACGCCGCCGCCCGCGAGCTGGTTCGTGCCCGGCGGGCGGCCGACGAGCGTGCCCAGCTGTTGAACGCGGTGCTCGAGTCGCTCAAGGAGGGCGTCGTCGTCGTGGAGAGCGACGGGCACGTGCTGGTGCACAACTCCGCGAGCCGCGACCTGGCCGGGCTCGTCGGTAGCGCGTCCGAGCAGGTGCGCCCGGCTTCGGAGTACGGGCTGTTCCACCCCAACGGACTGCCCCTGCGCGAGGACGAGATGGCGAACGCACGCGCTCTGGCCGGCGAGGTGGTCGAGCCCTTCGACCTGCACGTGCGGACCCCGTCCGTGCCGCAGGGAAGGATCCTCGAGGTCAGTGGCCGGCCGCTGCTCTCCGAGCCGGGCGCACCGCGCCGCGCGATGGTGAACCTGCGTGACGTCACCGTGGACCGTCAGCACCGCGACGCGCTCTCCTCGTTCGCCGGCGTCGTGGCCCACGACCTGGTCAACCCGCTGTCCATCGTGGACGGATGGACCGAAGCCCTGGCCGACGAGTTCCGGACCGGCTCGGTGTCCCCTGCCGTGGGGGCGCTGATGGTGGAGCGGATCCAGGACTCGACCCGGCACATGCGCGAGTTCATCGCCGACCTGATGTCGTACACGATCGCCCGCGACCAGTCCCTGCGCTCCGGGCCGGTGGACCTCACCGCGACGGTGCGCTCGCTGGCCGACCTGCGCACCTCCTCTCCCGCAGCGCCGGTGATCGCGGTGGCCGACGGACTGCAGGTCTGGGCCGACGCCGGTCTGGTGCGCCAGCTGCTCGACAACCTGATCGGCAACGCGGTCAAGTACGTCGCCCCGGGCGTCCGCCCCGTCGTCGAGGTGAGCGGTCAGACCGTCGGCGACTGGCTCGAGGTGCGCGTCGCCGACAACGGCATCGGCATCCCCGAGGCGCAGCGCGAAGCCGTCTTCGAGACCTTCCACCGAGCGCACGGCGAGGGCTACCACGGCACGGGGCTGGGTCTGGCGATCTGCCGGCGGATCGTGGACCGGCACGGCGGCAGCATCCACGTCGCCCCGGGAGCGCGTGGCACCGGGACGACGATCGTCTTCCGGCTGCCCCTGGTCGCCGCGGTCGAGGAGCAGCCGTTCGTGGGGAGCCAGGCGGCTCCGCCCGCCGACAGCTAGAAGCGGGCCGGCTCCCGGTACTCGCCCCACTCAGCGCGCAGCGCATCGCAGATCTCGCTGAGCGAGGCCTCGACGCGGCAGGCCTGCAGCATCGCCGGGATCATGTTCTCCCCGGTGCGCCCGACGGCGACCATCTCGGCGATGGCCGCGTCGACGACCGCCTGGTCGCGACCTGCCTTGCGGGCGCCCAGCTCGCGCACCTGCTCGACCTCGACCTCGTGGGAGACCCGGAGGATCTCGAGGTCGTGGGTGACCGAGTCGAGGTGCACGTTGACCCCGACGACCTTCTTGTCGCCCTTCTCCAGTGCCTTCTGGTACTGGAACGCCGCCTCGGCGATCTCGGAGGAGAACCACCCGTCCTCGATGCCGCGGAGCAGGCCCTTGGTGATCGGGTTCTCCCCCGCCGCGGTCGCCGCAGCCAGCCCGGCGTGGTCGGCCGCAGTCAGGTTCGAGCCGCCGAGCGACAGGATCTTGGTGAAGATCGCGTTCGCCTCGGCCTCGATCTTGTCGGTGAGCGCCTCGACGTACCAGGAGCCGCCGAGCGGGTCGGCGACATTGATGACCCCGGTCTCCTCCATGATCACCTGCTGGGTGCGCAGGGCGATCTCGGCGGCCTGCTCGGACGGGAGCGCCAGGGTCTCGTCGAGGGCGTTGGTGTGCAGCGAGTTGGTGCCGCCGAGGACGCCGGCAAGGGCCTCCACGGCGGTGCGGACCACGTTGTTGTACGGCTGCTGCGCGGTCAGCGAGACGCCCGCCGTCTGGGTGTGGAAGCGCATCCACTGCGCCTTGTCGGTCTTGGCGCCGTACACGTCGCGCATCCAGGTCGCCCAGATCCGACGGGCCGCGCGGAACTTGGCGATCTCCTCGAAGAAGTCGAGGTGGGAGTCGAAGAAGAAGCTCAGACCCGGACCGAACACGTCGACGTCGAGGCCGCGGGACAGACCGAGCTCGACGTACCCGAAACCGTCGGCGAGGGTGAACGCGAGCTCCTGCGCGGCCGTCGAGCCGGCCTCGCGGATGTGGTACCCGGAGACCGAGAGCGGCTTGTACGCAGGGATGTTCTCCGCGCAGTACTCCATCAGGTCGCCGATCAGGCGCAGGTGCGGCTCGGGGCCGAAGATCCACTCCTTCTGGGCGATGTACTCCTTGAAGATGTCGGTCTGCAGCGTGCCGTTGAGCTTACCGGTGTCGACACCCGCGCGCTCCGCGGCGACGAGCATCATGCAGAAGATCGGGACGGCCGGCCCGCTGATCGTCATCGAGGTGGTGACGTCGCCGAGGTTGATCCCGTCGAAGAGGACGTCCATGTCCGCGGCCGAGTCGATGGCCACGCCGCAATGCCCGACCTCGCCGAGCGAGCGCGGGTCGTCGGAGTCGCGGCCCATCAGGGTCGGCATGTCGAACGCGACGGAGAGGCCGCCGCCGCCGCGGCCGAGGATCATCTTGTAGCGCTCGTTGGTCTGCTTGGCGTTGCCGAAGCCGGCGAACTGCCGAATGGTCCAGGTGCGTCCGCGCTGCCCCGCCGCGTACAGACCACGGGTGAACGGGAACTCACCGGGCCACTCGGAGTCCTCGGTGCCGTACGCC
The DNA window shown above is from Marmoricola sp. OAE513 and carries:
- a CDS encoding ATP-binding protein, which codes for MAGANEGATTPTERRRRHGSARDLGFRLAFWSISFLVAGYIGRATVIDGRGLSLIWPAIGIAAMWLGTAERRTLPVDLVVLSACMMLVNLTTGAPLVPAALFLLTNLLQVAVFVALVRRWIPDLWGFGGTGQLHRIVDLARIAVAAAISGAASTAFAIPAISVALGAPHPVSVAVWWGRNTVALVVISTLMMLTCQPLVASGSIRAAAEAVREALSPQSPGRLAEVCGLIGASVALSLLIFADRTAEPLAFLLLVTSVWAGLRFASLAVTVHGVAMGAVGMFFTLADRGPFAAIDDLHYRALVAQGFVLMTVLTGLALAFSRAERDAAARELVRARRAADERAQLLNAVLESLKEGVVVVESDGHVLVHNSASRDLAGLVGSASEQVRPASEYGLFHPNGLPLREDEMANARALAGEVVEPFDLHVRTPSVPQGRILEVSGRPLLSEPGAPRRAMVNLRDVTVDRQHRDALSSFAGVVAHDLVNPLSIVDGWTEALADEFRTGSVSPAVGALMVERIQDSTRHMREFIADLMSYTIARDQSLRSGPVDLTATVRSLADLRTSSPAAPVIAVADGLQVWADAGLVRQLLDNLIGNAVKYVAPGVRPVVEVSGQTVGDWLEVRVADNGIGIPEAQREAVFETFHRAHGEGYHGTGLGLAICRRIVDRHGGSIHVAPGARGTGTTIVFRLPLVAAVEEQPFVGSQAAPPADS
- a CDS encoding tetratricopeptide repeat protein, whose protein sequence is MTQQPFSRPGAFDLAGLGASAPTGAPGAPAGSAGVSGAYTLAIDEANFQTVLESSMSAPVILAFYAASRSPESVQLADDLQALSNEFDGRFLLGRIDVDATPQIAQAMQVPSVPLVVLVAQGRPVPLVDRAVPVEDLRTAITQVLQQLTASGFAGRHQPRSGEVDAETGEETLDPRYAPAQDALERGDAAGAVAEYQKLLASNPADAEAAAGLAMAQLLLRTEGADLNAARAAAAQNPDDVDAQTMVADLDLLGGHVDDAFVRLINLVARTSDADRDKARTHLIGLFGAVGGDDPRVIKARRDLASALF
- a CDS encoding nitrate/nitrite transporter — protein: MSVTDKPAAAATAPAAPSRGTSWIDHWEPEDPEFWETTGKPIAQRNLLFSIFAEHLGFSVWLLWSVSAALLSKAGFVFTPEQLFWLVAMPNLVGSLLRLPYTFAVPRFGGRNWTIVSALLLVIPTGLFAFFVQRPDTPFWVFLLISMTAGVGGGNFASSMASINFFYPTAKKGAALGLNAAGGNAGVAVIQFFLPIIVGGAGAFGLVKASQSGLVLERAGYLYAALALLAAACAYKFMNNLSAAYSRPREQLAVVRYKHTWIMAFLYIGTFGSFIGYSAAMPLLIKINFFRSPIPTESIGINFAYYAFLGALVGSIARPFGGWLADKYGGARVTFGAFVAMILGTIAVYVSLTRLDTVPAPDPAKIAAWTKDPSSFPGFPPAVVEAVDHNSAIFPFFLVAFLFIFAATGIGNGSAYRMIPAIWKTYARSAGPEGSQPRVDADAKATKESSAVLGIVGAVGALGGFLIPITFNSPWVTDPVAATKSAFVVFACFYLVCLAVTWAFYLKPSSEMAKAKV
- a CDS encoding methylmalonyl-CoA mutase family protein is translated as MEDSVSTEKSARQRWQDRYAASRLREADFTTLSGMEVEAAYGTEDSEWPGEFPFTRGLYAAGQRGRTWTIRQFAGFGNAKQTNERYKMILGRGGGGLSVAFDMPTLMGRDSDDPRSLGEVGHCGVAIDSAADMDVLFDGINLGDVTTSMTISGPAVPIFCMMLVAAERAGVDTGKLNGTLQTDIFKEYIAQKEWIFGPEPHLRLIGDLMEYCAENIPAYKPLSVSGYHIREAGSTAAQELAFTLADGFGYVELGLSRGLDVDVFGPGLSFFFDSHLDFFEEIAKFRAARRIWATWMRDVYGAKTDKAQWMRFHTQTAGVSLTAQQPYNNVVRTAVEALAGVLGGTNSLHTNALDETLALPSEQAAEIALRTQQVIMEETGVINVADPLGGSWYVEALTDKIEAEANAIFTKILSLGGSNLTAADHAGLAAATAAGENPITKGLLRGIEDGWFSSEIAEAAFQYQKALEKGDKKVVGVNVHLDSVTHDLEILRVSHEVEVEQVRELGARKAGRDQAVVDAAIAEMVAVGRTGENMIPAMLQACRVEASLSEICDALRAEWGEYREPARF